One window from the genome of Elaeis guineensis isolate ETL-2024a chromosome 5, EG11, whole genome shotgun sequence encodes:
- the LOC105044865 gene encoding uncharacterized protein, whose product MARRKILAICQSGGEFVTHSDGSMSYSGGEAHAIDIDHEMTLHDLKSEISVMFNCDADSFSIKYFLPNNKRTLITVSNDKDLKRMVDFHADSDTTDVYVLKKVENRIIRSVVADSGTPIDATTAIEATHEDAKRQRLCANWDGVITGVGQKFDSPRAFRDALHKYAIANSFMYRFIKNDGCRVTAECAAENCPWRVHASRSSGKQELTIKKMNDTHTCGKEMSKESHRLASQRWVASVIKDKLRDTPNYKPRDIADDLQREYGLSLNYAQAWRGKFVAKKELHNSHEEACNQLPWFCERIIETNPGSVATLLTSDDSNFRLFIAFHACLSGFEHGCRPLIFLDGISMKANKQWKLLAATAVDGVNDIFPVAFSVVEKETSENWRWFLEQLKSALTVSRNLTFVSNGQNGLEEEIPLVFEDSYHGYSVHHLIEDFKKELDDSWTQEIKDATVNHLKQAVYACKADVFDECIESIKIESKELAEWVLDTKPERWSDAFFKGLRYGCCYSSAVETFNGWVSARHELSVVQMVDMIRCKMMEMMYTRRESSSTWTETLTPSMNQRVQDEMIKARNFNVVCLTGNVFEVRDDLINVVNIENWECTCRRWQVTGLPCMHALAVVVHNDLRMYDYCCKYFTTEYYRLTYSLSINPIPDVGRPTCTDPSHSTITCPRTRRLAGRPKEKPADPRIAIKRAVRCSRCKGFGHNKQTCKALV is encoded by the exons TGACACTGCATGATCTGAAGTCTGAGATTTCGGTGATGTTCAACTGTGATGCTGATTCCTTTTCAATCAAATACTTCCTTCCAAACAACAAGCGAACTCTCATCACAGTATCTAATGACAAAGACCTAAAGCGCATGGTTGATTTCCATGCAGATTCAGACACAACAGATGTTTATGTCTTGAAGAAGGTTGAGAACAG GATAATTAGGAGCGTTGTAGCTGACTCAGGTACCCCTATTGATGCTACAACTGCCATAGAAGCTACTCATGAGGATGCCAAGCGGCAAAGATTGTGCGCAAATTGGGATGGTGTGATCACTGGTGTGGGGCAAAAATTTGATAGTCCAAGGGCCTTCCGTGATGCACTGCATAAATATGCTATTGCAAACAGTTTTAtgtatagatttataaaaaatgaTGGATGTCGCGTAACTGCTGAATGTGCTGCTGAGAATTGCCCGTGGCGGGTACATGCATCTAGGTCGTCAGGTAAGCAAGAGCTTACAATTAAGAAAATGAATGACACTCATACATGTGGAAAGGAAATGAGTAAAGAAAGTCATCGTCTAGCATCTCAACGATGGGTTGCTAGTGTCATAAAGGACAAGTTGCGAGATACTCCAAACTACAAGCCACGGGACATTGCCGATGATCTGCAACGTGAATATGGACTAAGTTTGAACTATGCACAAGCATGGCGTGGGAAATTTGTTGCCAAGAAAGAGCTTCACAATTCACATGAAGAGGCTTGTAATCAGTTGCCCTGGTTCTGTGAAAGGATTATAGAAACCAACCCAGGCAGTGTGGCTACATTACTAACATCTGATGATTCAAACTTCCGTCTTTTTATTGCTTTTCATGCCTGTCTTAGTGGTTTTGAGCATGGTTGCCGGCCCTTGATTTTCCTGGATGGAATATCTATGAAAGCAAATAAGCAATGGAAGTTATTGGCTGCAACTGCAGTTGATGGAGTGAACGATATTTTTCCAGTTGCCTTTTCTGTAGTGGAGAAGGAGACTAGTGAAAACTGGCGTTGGTTTTTGGAGCAGTTGAAGTCCGCTTTGACAGTGTCGCGCAACTTAACATTCGTATCAAATGGACAGAATGGTTTGGAGGAGGAAATCCCTCTAGTGTTTGAGGATAGTTATCATGGTTATTCTGTGCATCACCTCATTGAGGACTTTAAGAAAGAATTGGACGACTCATGGACACAGGAAATAAAAGATGCGACGGTTAATCATCTCAAACAAGCTGTATATGCTTGCAAAGCTGATGTGTTTGATGAATGCATTGAAAGCATCAAAATTGAATCTAAAGAACTTGCTGAATGGGTTTTAGATACAAAACCTGAAAGGTGGTCTGATGCCTTCTTCAAGGGCTTGAGATATGGCTGCTGCTACTCCAGTGCTGTGGAAACATTTAATGGCTGGGTATCAGCAAGACATGAGCTATCAGTGGTCCAGATGGTTGATATGATCAGGTGTAAGATGATGGAGATGATGTATACTCGTAGAGAGTCTTCTAGCACTTGGACCGAGACACTCACACCATCCATGAATCAGAGAGTACAAGATGAGATGATTAAAGCACGGAATTTTAATGTAGTATGCTTGACAGGGAATGTGTTTGAGGTACGTGATGACTTGATCAATGTTGTTAATATCGAAAATTGGGAATGCACGTGCCGAAGATGGCAAGTCACTGGTTTGCCGTGCATGCATGCTCTTGCTGTAGTTGTACACAATGATCTACGCATGTATGATTACTGCTGCAAATATTTCACAACTGAATACTACCGTCTAACTTATTCATTATCCATCAATCCAATACCTGATGTTGGTAGGCCTACATGCACTGATCCTTCTCACAGTACAATTACATGTCCTCGCACCCGTCGGCTAGCTGGCCGACCAAAAGAAAAGCCAGCTGACCCAAGGATTGCAATTAAAAGAGCAGTACGCTGCAGTCGGTGCAAAGGATTTGGGCATAATAAACAAACTTGCAAGGCACTGGTTTAG